A genomic segment from Limosilactobacillus sp. encodes:
- the atpE gene encoding F0F1 ATP synthase subunit C, whose amino-acid sequence MALGAIAAGIAAMGAAIGGGIGDGILIGHTVDSIARQPELQSRLQATMFIGVGLIEAMPIIAIVIGFLVMNK is encoded by the coding sequence ATGGCATTAGGAGCAATTGCTGCAGGTATCGCTGCTATGGGTGCTGCCATCGGTGGTGGTATCGGTGATGGTATCTTAATTGGACACACTGTTGACAGTATCGCACGTCAACCAGAATTACAGAGTAGATTACAGGCCACGATGTTCATTGGTGTTGGTTTGATTGAAGCCATGCCTATCATCGCCATCGTTATTGGCTTCCTTGTTATGAACAAGTAA
- the atpF gene encoding F0F1 ATP synthase subunit B, whose translation MFVNSVLAESNSLYIGDLVFYIVTFIILMLLVKHFAWGPVTDMMKKRADKIASDIDNAAKSRENAEKMAAKRQAELQNSRQEAADIVSNAKKSAETQRAQIVEAAQNDAQSLKQQAQKDADQARRDALNGAKDDVANLSIEIASKLIQKELKADDQKALIDSYIEGLVDHES comes from the coding sequence ATGTTTGTGAACAGTGTGTTAGCTGAATCGAACAGTTTATACATTGGGGACCTTGTTTTCTACATTGTAACCTTCATTATCCTGATGCTGCTGGTCAAGCACTTTGCATGGGGACCAGTCACCGACATGATGAAGAAGCGTGCCGACAAGATTGCTAGTGATATCGACAATGCTGCCAAGTCCCGGGAAAATGCCGAGAAGATGGCTGCCAAGCGTCAAGCCGAACTGCAAAATTCACGTCAAGAGGCTGCTGACATCGTAAGCAATGCCAAGAAGTCAGCCGAAACACAACGAGCACAAATTGTTGAGGCTGCGCAAAACGACGCGCAAAGTCTTAAACAACAAGCACAAAAGGATGCGGATCAAGCACGTCGCGATGCGCTGAATGGTGCTAAGGATGACGTTGCAAACTTATCTATTGAGATTGCTTCCAAACTCATCCAAAAAGAATTAAAGGCAGACGATCAAAAAGCATTGATCGACTCCTACATCGAAGGGTTGGTAGATCATGAGTCTTGA
- the atpH gene encoding ATP synthase F1 subunit delta, with protein sequence MSLDKKTVAGRYARALFELVDEDNELDTTYQELIALRQVFEDNENLESALAGVQLSLDEKKALVQDLKQGASKYVANLIQMLFDYGRMDCMVAIIDEFERRYDAKNKRMHADVVTAIQLDKQQRDQLKANLAKRFGATDVVLNEAVDPEILGGVIVHANHKTLDGSLSSKIKQIRRLLVR encoded by the coding sequence ATGAGTCTTGATAAGAAAACGGTAGCCGGACGCTATGCCCGGGCACTGTTCGAATTGGTCGATGAGGACAACGAACTCGACACGACTTATCAAGAATTGATTGCTTTGCGCCAAGTCTTTGAGGATAACGAGAACTTGGAATCCGCCTTGGCGGGGGTCCAATTATCACTCGATGAAAAGAAGGCATTAGTTCAGGATCTGAAGCAGGGTGCTTCCAAGTACGTTGCCAACCTGATTCAAATGCTTTTTGATTACGGCCGCATGGATTGCATGGTCGCAATTATTGATGAGTTTGAGCGGCGGTATGACGCTAAGAATAAGCGGATGCATGCCGACGTTGTCACAGCGATCCAACTCGATAAACAACAACGGGATCAATTGAAGGCCAACCTGGCCAAGCGGTTTGGGGCTACTGATGTGGTCTTAAACGAAGCGGTTGATCCAGAAATTTTAGGTGGGGTTATCGTCCATGCCAATCACAAGACGCTGGATGGTAGTCTCAGCTCAAAGATTAAGCAAATTCGTCGTTTACTAGTTAGATAA
- the atpA gene encoding F0F1 ATP synthase subunit alpha, whose amino-acid sequence MSIKTEEISSLIKKQLANYNDQVSVEETGTVTYVGDGVARADGLENAMAGELLEFSNGVYGMAQNLESNDVGIVILGDFTGIREGDTVKRTGRIMEVPVGDALLGRVVDPLGRPIDGLGEVKTDKTRPIEHKAPGVMERKSVSVPLQTGIKVIDALVPIGRGQRELIIGDRKTGKTAIALDTIINQKDKDVICIYVAIGQKESTVRANVETLRKYGAMDYTIVVSASASNPAPMLYIAPYAGAAMGEEFMFNGRDVLIIYDDLSKQADAYRELSLILRRPPGREAYPGDIFYTHSRLLERAARLSDDLGGGSMTALPIIQTQAGDVSAYIPTNVISITDGQIFLDSDEFYAGQRPAIDAGTSVSRVGGDAQIKAMKKVAGTLRLDIASYNELASFAQFGSDLDAATQAKLARGQRTMEVLKQGLHQPQPAAQQVVTLYALQQGFIDKIPLDDVQRYESELAAYMHANHQDLYDEIAKTGKLPEGDDLHAAVEDFSKSFQTSDSKQAASSEN is encoded by the coding sequence ATGAGCATTAAAACTGAGGAAATCAGTTCACTCATCAAGAAGCAGCTTGCCAACTACAACGACCAGGTGTCCGTTGAAGAAACTGGTACGGTTACGTACGTTGGTGATGGGGTTGCTCGTGCCGATGGCCTGGAAAACGCCATGGCTGGTGAGTTGCTCGAATTTAGTAACGGTGTTTACGGAATGGCCCAGAACCTCGAAAGTAACGATGTTGGTATCGTTATTTTAGGGGACTTTACCGGGATCCGTGAAGGTGACACCGTTAAGCGGACGGGTCGAATCATGGAAGTACCCGTTGGCGATGCATTACTCGGCCGGGTTGTTGATCCATTAGGTCGGCCAATTGACGGCTTAGGCGAAGTTAAGACCGACAAGACGCGTCCAATCGAACACAAGGCTCCAGGTGTTATGGAGCGGAAGAGTGTTAGTGTGCCACTGCAGACTGGTATTAAGGTGATTGATGCCTTAGTTCCAATTGGTCGTGGTCAGCGTGAATTGATCATTGGGGACCGGAAGACCGGTAAGACGGCCATCGCCCTGGATACCATCATTAACCAAAAGGATAAGGATGTTATCTGTATTTACGTTGCCATTGGTCAGAAGGAATCAACCGTTCGGGCCAACGTGGAAACCCTGCGCAAGTATGGGGCCATGGACTACACGATCGTCGTTTCCGCTAGTGCATCAAACCCAGCACCAATGCTGTACATCGCGCCATATGCCGGTGCAGCCATGGGTGAAGAGTTCATGTTCAACGGCCGCGATGTCCTGATCATTTATGATGACCTGTCCAAGCAGGCCGACGCTTACCGTGAACTTTCACTGATTCTGCGTCGTCCTCCTGGTCGTGAAGCTTACCCTGGTGATATCTTCTACACCCACTCACGGCTTCTGGAACGTGCTGCCCGGCTGTCCGATGACCTTGGTGGTGGTTCAATGACCGCCCTGCCAATCATTCAGACCCAGGCTGGTGACGTTTCTGCCTACATTCCAACCAACGTTATTTCCATCACCGATGGCCAGATCTTCCTGGACTCCGATGAATTCTACGCTGGTCAGCGGCCAGCCATTGATGCCGGGACCTCTGTTTCCCGGGTCGGTGGTGACGCCCAGATTAAGGCCATGAAGAAGGTTGCCGGTACGCTGCGTCTGGATATCGCATCCTACAACGAATTGGCATCCTTTGCCCAGTTCGGTTCCGACCTGGATGCTGCCACCCAGGCCAAGTTGGCGCGTGGTCAACGGACGATGGAAGTCTTAAAGCAGGGCCTGCACCAGCCACAACCAGCCGCTCAGCAGGTTGTAACGCTGTACGCACTGCAACAGGGCTTCATTGATAAGATTCCGTTGGATGACGTTCAACGTTACGAAAGTGAACTGGCGGCTTACATGCACGCTAACCACCAAGACCTTTACGACGAAATCGCTAAGACCGGTAAGCTGCCGGAAGGTGACGACCTGCACGCTGCAGTAGAAGACTTCAGTAAGTCCTTCCAAACCAGCGACAGTAAGCAGGCTGCATCATCAGAAAATTAG
- a CDS encoding F0F1 ATP synthase subunit gamma, which translates to MPASLAAVKHKIDSTKSTRQITAAMQMVSTAKLNQIQHHTQTYEVYAEKVKQMLSDLVKSHSATSAASQDDVYAALFKKRPVKKTGVLVITSDRGLVGSYNSNILKATMAMMKKHNLTKDNTVFLTIGKTGTEFFQKRGMNIAYQYSGVSDVPTFREVLPIVRTAVQMYNDAVFDELYMAYSHYVNRISSHVIIHDVLPITENSLLDEDELAQLEAANQPGQTNSDVTTAHVSAEYEFEPSDTAIVSALVEQYAESLLYGAILDAKTSEHSSSANAMRSATDNADDIISTLELQYNRARQAAITTEITEITGGMTAQE; encoded by the coding sequence GTGCCAGCTTCACTTGCTGCAGTTAAACACAAAATTGATTCTACGAAGAGTACCCGGCAAATCACGGCGGCAATGCAGATGGTTTCAACTGCTAAGCTGAACCAAATTCAACACCATACTCAGACCTACGAAGTTTATGCTGAGAAGGTTAAGCAAATGTTGTCTGATCTGGTTAAATCTCATAGCGCAACATCTGCGGCTTCGCAAGATGATGTTTACGCTGCACTATTTAAAAAACGTCCGGTAAAAAAGACTGGTGTGCTTGTGATCACCTCCGACCGGGGCCTGGTGGGCAGTTACAACAGTAACATCCTCAAGGCCACGATGGCGATGATGAAGAAGCACAACCTGACTAAAGACAACACCGTTTTCCTGACAATCGGGAAGACGGGGACGGAATTCTTCCAAAAGCGGGGAATGAACATCGCCTACCAGTACTCTGGTGTCAGTGACGTTCCGACCTTCCGGGAGGTTCTGCCAATTGTCCGGACGGCTGTGCAGATGTACAACGATGCAGTCTTCGACGAGTTGTACATGGCTTACAGTCACTATGTAAACCGGATCTCTTCACACGTGATTATTCACGATGTGTTGCCAATTACCGAAAACTCACTGTTGGATGAAGACGAGTTGGCCCAGCTGGAAGCAGCTAACCAACCTGGTCAAACCAATAGTGACGTTACAACCGCGCACGTTTCGGCTGAATACGAATTTGAACCGTCAGATACGGCCATTGTTTCTGCACTGGTTGAGCAGTACGCTGAGAGCTTGCTTTACGGAGCAATCCTGGATGCCAAGACATCCGAACACTCCTCAAGTGCTAACGCCATGCGTTCTGCCACCGACAATGCTGATGACATTATCTCAACATTGGAATTGCAGTATAACCGAGCACGGCAGGCGGCCATCACCACCGAAATTACTGAAATTACCGGTGGGATGACTGCACAAGAATAA
- the atpD gene encoding F0F1 ATP synthase subunit beta produces the protein MSTGKVVQVIGPVVDVEFPLDDKLPEINDALKIKESDDKTLTTEVALELGDGVVRTIAMDGTDGLQRGMEVENTGASISVPVGDDTLGRVFNVLGEPVDNGPKFGPDAKRMPIHRDAPKYDELNNNTEILETGIKVIDLLAPYVRGGKIGLFGGAGVGKTVLIQELIHNIAQGHNGISVFTGVGERTREGNDMYYEMKASGVLEKTAMVYGQMNEPPGARMRVALTGLTIAEYFRDVKGQDVLLFIDNIFRFTQAGSEVSALLGRIPSAVGYQPTLATEMGQLQERITSTKKGSITSIQAVYVPADDYTDPAPATTFAHLDATTNLERRLTQIGIYPAVDPLASTSTALTPEIVGKEHYEVAMQVQHVLQRYHELQDIISILGMDELSDEEKTIVARARRIQNFLSQSFSVASQFTGTPGKYVPLKDTIKGFKEILEGKYDDLPEEAFRLVGPIEDVVEKAKTLQADSDEDSND, from the coding sequence ATGAGTACTGGTAAAGTTGTCCAAGTCATTGGACCAGTTGTCGATGTTGAGTTCCCCTTAGACGACAAGCTTCCTGAAATTAACGACGCCTTGAAGATCAAGGAAAGTGATGACAAGACCCTGACGACCGAGGTTGCCCTGGAACTGGGTGACGGGGTTGTCCGGACGATTGCCATGGACGGTACCGATGGTCTTCAGCGTGGGATGGAAGTTGAAAACACTGGTGCCTCAATTAGTGTGCCAGTTGGTGACGATACTCTTGGACGAGTATTCAACGTCTTGGGTGAACCCGTTGATAACGGACCAAAGTTTGGGCCGGATGCTAAGCGGATGCCTATTCACCGTGACGCACCAAAGTATGACGAATTAAACAACAACACGGAAATTCTGGAAACTGGGATCAAGGTTATTGACCTCTTGGCTCCATACGTCCGTGGTGGTAAGATTGGTCTCTTCGGTGGTGCCGGTGTTGGTAAGACCGTTTTGATTCAGGAATTAATTCACAACATTGCCCAAGGGCACAATGGTATTTCTGTCTTCACAGGGGTCGGTGAGCGGACCCGTGAAGGTAACGATATGTACTACGAAATGAAGGCTTCTGGGGTTCTGGAAAAGACGGCCATGGTTTATGGTCAGATGAACGAACCTCCTGGTGCCCGGATGCGGGTTGCCCTGACTGGTCTGACGATCGCGGAATACTTCCGTGACGTTAAGGGCCAGGATGTGCTGCTCTTCATCGATAACATTTTCCGGTTTACCCAGGCCGGTTCAGAAGTTTCTGCCCTGCTGGGGCGGATTCCTTCTGCCGTTGGTTACCAGCCAACCCTGGCTACTGAAATGGGTCAGCTGCAGGAACGGATTACTTCGACCAAGAAGGGTTCTATCACTTCGATTCAGGCCGTTTATGTCCCTGCCGATGACTACACCGACCCTGCGCCAGCCACGACCTTCGCCCACCTGGATGCGACGACCAACCTGGAACGTCGTCTGACCCAGATCGGGATTTACCCAGCCGTGGACCCACTGGCTTCAACGTCAACGGCCCTGACGCCGGAAATCGTTGGGAAGGAACACTACGAAGTCGCAATGCAGGTTCAGCACGTTCTGCAGCGGTACCACGAACTGCAAGACATCATTTCAATCTTAGGGATGGATGAACTGTCCGACGAAGAAAAGACGATTGTTGCTCGTGCACGGCGGATTCAGAACTTCCTGTCACAGAGCTTCAGTGTTGCTTCACAGTTTACTGGGACTCCAGGGAAGTACGTTCCGCTGAAGGATACCATCAAGGGCTTCAAGGAAATTCTGGAAGGTAAGTACGATGACTTACCGGAAGAAGCATTCCGTCTGGTTGGACCAATTGAAGACGTTGTGGAAAAGGCAAAGACATTACAGGCGGATTCTGACGAAGACAGTAACGATTAG
- a CDS encoding F0F1 ATP synthase subunit epsilon gives MADSKFKVTIITPDGTVYDKDDATMLVMNTSGGQMGLMAHHVPLIAALEISTVQIKHDSGTDEVAAVNGGIIQFDGENALIAADSAEMPEEIDIQRAEAAKRRSESAIEKAKREHNQDALARAEVHLKRAINRLNTSKLNQQ, from the coding sequence ATGGCTGACAGTAAGTTTAAGGTCACGATTATTACCCCTGACGGTACTGTTTACGATAAGGACGACGCAACGATGCTGGTCATGAACACGTCTGGTGGTCAGATGGGTCTCATGGCGCACCACGTTCCGCTGATTGCGGCACTGGAAATCAGCACCGTGCAGATCAAGCACGACAGCGGGACCGACGAGGTGGCCGCCGTCAACGGTGGGATCATTCAATTCGATGGCGAAAACGCGCTGATCGCTGCTGATAGTGCGGAAATGCCGGAAGAGATTGATATCCAGCGGGCCGAGGCTGCCAAGCGGCGTTCAGAATCGGCAATTGAAAAGGCCAAGCGCGAACATAATCAGGACGCCTTGGCACGGGCTGAAGTACATCTCAAGCGGGCAATTAACCGTTTGAACACTTCCAAGCTCAACCAACAATAG
- a CDS encoding DUF1146 family protein has protein sequence MQLTGIHALIEIIVQLLFVWLAFSAIQGLHLERFFKHPPRTLPLAIVLCATALGYLCASFFLNIFNAIGNLQYLVR, from the coding sequence GTGCAATTAACGGGAATTCACGCCCTGATTGAAATCATTGTTCAGCTGCTCTTTGTTTGGCTGGCCTTTAGCGCCATTCAGGGCCTTCATTTAGAGCGCTTCTTTAAGCACCCACCCCGCACCTTGCCACTGGCAATTGTCCTGTGTGCAACGGCGCTGGGCTACTTATGCGCAAGTTTTTTCTTGAACATCTTCAACGCGATCGGGAACCTTCAGTACCTGGTTCGCTAG
- the murA gene encoding UDP-N-acetylglucosamine 1-carboxyvinyltransferase has translation MDKMVIKGGQRLAGRVHVAGSKNAALPMQAASILASVGNVHLTNVPSLLDIKTMNQLLQFLNLTVAFDEEKHELLLDARQKVASEAPFEYVDEMRASLLVMGPLLARTGHAKVALPGGCAIGSRPIDLHIKGLVQLGATVRQQDGYIEAQAERLVGKLIYLDFPSVGATEDLMMAATLAQGITTIENAAREPEIVELANLLNKMGARVHGAGTEVIRIQGVNFLHGCDYELMPDRIEAGTFMIAAAVTNGDVIVEDAIAAHNASLIAKLEEMGVTVIEQDDGIRVVGTAVLLPTTVKTMPYPGFPTDLQPQMSVLQLLANGTSTLDEQIFEKRFMHLEELRRMNAKFQISGPVAVLSGPTKFSGAEVTASDLRAGAALVLAGLAADGITQVRNVSEIDRGYDHFQEKLHALGASIDRIDIADKIKLSPDHRTGETN, from the coding sequence ATGGATAAGATGGTTATCAAGGGTGGTCAACGCTTAGCTGGACGCGTCCACGTCGCGGGCTCCAAGAATGCGGCACTGCCGATGCAGGCAGCCAGCATTCTGGCCTCGGTGGGCAACGTTCACCTGACAAACGTACCATCACTATTAGACATAAAAACAATGAATCAGCTGCTCCAGTTTTTAAACCTGACGGTGGCCTTTGACGAGGAGAAACACGAGCTGCTACTGGACGCCCGACAAAAGGTGGCCAGCGAGGCACCCTTTGAGTACGTCGATGAGATGCGGGCCTCACTTTTGGTGATGGGGCCACTCTTGGCCCGGACCGGTCACGCCAAGGTCGCCTTGCCCGGCGGCTGTGCGATCGGCTCGCGGCCAATTGATCTCCACATCAAGGGCCTGGTTCAGTTGGGGGCGACAGTGCGCCAGCAGGACGGCTACATTGAGGCGCAGGCTGAGCGCCTGGTGGGGAAGCTGATCTACCTGGACTTTCCTAGTGTTGGTGCCACCGAAGACCTAATGATGGCGGCCACTCTGGCCCAGGGGATCACCACGATCGAAAACGCGGCCCGTGAGCCGGAAATTGTTGAGCTGGCTAACCTGCTCAACAAGATGGGGGCCCGAGTCCACGGTGCGGGGACCGAGGTCATTCGCATCCAGGGGGTCAACTTCCTCCACGGCTGTGACTATGAGCTGATGCCGGACCGGATCGAGGCCGGAACCTTCATGATTGCCGCGGCGGTCACCAATGGGGACGTGATTGTCGAGGACGCGATTGCGGCTCACAACGCCTCCCTGATCGCCAAGCTAGAAGAGATGGGGGTCACGGTGATCGAGCAGGACGACGGCATCCGAGTCGTCGGCACCGCGGTCCTGCTGCCGACGACGGTCAAGACGATGCCGTATCCGGGCTTCCCGACCGATCTCCAGCCGCAGATGTCGGTTCTCCAGCTTCTGGCCAACGGGACCAGCACCCTGGACGAGCAGATCTTCGAGAAACGCTTCATGCATTTGGAGGAGCTGCGGCGGATGAACGCCAAGTTCCAGATCAGCGGCCCGGTTGCCGTGCTCTCTGGCCCCACCAAGTTTAGCGGGGCCGAGGTAACGGCCTCCGATCTGCGAGCCGGGGCGGCACTGGTTCTGGCGGGGTTAGCGGCGGACGGGATCACCCAGGTGCGCAACGTTAGTGAGATTGATCGTGGTTATGATCATTTTCAGGAAAAGCTGCACGCGCTGGGGGCTTCGATTGACCGGATTGACATTGCCGACAAGATCAAGCTGTCACCAGATCACCGGACCGGCGAGACAAACTAG
- a CDS encoding rod shape-determining protein codes for MAQDIGIDLGTANVLIYVQGKGIVLNEPSVVAIDTQTNKVLAVGSEAYRMVGRTPSNIRAIRPLKNGVISDFDVTEEMLSYFIGKLSVKGFMSKPNIMICAPTNITEIERKAIIQAAEQSGGGKVYLEYEPKVAAIGAGLDIFKPRGSMVIDMGGGTSDIAILSLGDIVSSSSVRLAGDKLNSDIAAYIKDKHGLVIGEHTAENIKMKLGTALKVDKPEEMDVRGRDVATGMPKQVTVNENEIEEAIHDTLDQILTATVNVLETIPPELASDIIDRGIVLTGGTALLKNIDKLFSDRLKVPVMVSQSPLDNVAKGAGEMLERMQKTEGKKK; via the coding sequence ATGGCACAAGATATTGGTATTGATTTAGGAACAGCCAACGTGCTGATCTATGTCCAAGGTAAGGGCATTGTGTTAAACGAACCATCGGTAGTGGCAATTGATACGCAAACCAATAAGGTTCTGGCGGTGGGCTCCGAAGCTTACCGGATGGTTGGGCGGACCCCAAGCAACATCCGGGCAATTCGGCCGCTGAAGAACGGGGTAATCTCCGACTTCGACGTCACCGAGGAAATGCTGTCGTACTTCATCGGCAAGCTGAGCGTCAAGGGCTTCATGTCCAAGCCAAACATCATGATTTGTGCGCCAACCAACATCACCGAGATCGAACGCAAGGCCATCATCCAGGCCGCTGAGCAGTCCGGTGGTGGCAAGGTCTACCTGGAATACGAGCCTAAGGTAGCGGCCATCGGTGCCGGCCTGGACATCTTCAAGCCGCGCGGCAGCATGGTGATCGATATGGGTGGTGGGACCAGCGACATTGCGATCCTCTCCCTGGGTGACATTGTCTCCAGTAGCTCAGTTCGTCTTGCCGGTGATAAGCTGAACAGTGACATTGCCGCCTACATCAAGGACAAGCACGGTCTGGTCATCGGTGAACACACCGCTGAAAACATCAAGATGAAGCTGGGGACGGCACTGAAGGTTGACAAGCCGGAAGAAATGGATGTCCGGGGCCGGGACGTGGCCACCGGGATGCCAAAGCAGGTCACGGTTAACGAAAATGAAATCGAAGAGGCCATCCACGACACCCTCGATCAAATTCTGACGGCCACCGTCAACGTGCTGGAGACGATTCCACCGGAGCTGGCCAGCGACATTATCGATCGGGGCATTGTTCTGACCGGTGGGACGGCATTACTGAAGAACATTGACAAGCTCTTCAGTGATCGGCTCAAGGTTCCGGTAATGGTTTCCCAGAGTCCTTTGGATAACGTTGCCAAGGGTGCCGGTGAGATGCTGGAACGGATGCAAAAGACGGAAGGAAAGAAGAAGTAA
- the yidD gene encoding membrane protein insertion efficiency factor YidD, translating into MVRALCKLVRWYQRTISVRRPYRVCRYEPTCSQYMLDALHRFGLKGVLLGLWRLLRCQPFARGGYDPVPDHFTFRRKY; encoded by the coding sequence ATGGTTCGGGCCTTGTGCAAGCTTGTCCGCTGGTATCAAAGGACGATTTCTGTCCGGCGGCCGTACCGGGTTTGCCGCTACGAGCCGACCTGCTCGCAATACATGCTTGATGCCCTGCACCGCTTTGGCTTAAAGGGGGTCCTGTTGGGATTGTGGCGCCTCTTGCGTTGCCAGCCCTTTGCCCGTGGCGGTTATGACCCCGTTCCCGATCATTTTACGTTCCGACGCAAATACTAA
- a CDS encoding DUF2969 domain-containing protein, which yields MARKDKKIEVSVKDIERHHQPVQQIFIGQRLIGEVVTDNDRFKALLTTDESEFYVHSQEEGLEMVLQQYHLHQH from the coding sequence GTGGCTAGAAAAGATAAGAAAATTGAAGTAAGCGTTAAAGACATTGAACGGCACCACCAGCCGGTTCAACAGATTTTCATTGGCCAGCGGTTGATCGGTGAAGTGGTTACCGACAACGACCGCTTCAAGGCCCTGCTGACGACCGATGAGAGTGAATTCTACGTTCATTCCCAAGAGGAAGGCCTGGAAATGGTTCTCCAGCAGTATCACCTCCACCAGCACTAG
- a CDS encoding FtsW/RodA/SpoVE family cell cycle protein — MQRSQSDEESRIDWGIIFCVLLLALIGLASIYVAAVHDQQATSVARQVITQLAWYAIGTVMIIIIMQFDSEQLWKIAPIIYWLSIFLMFAILVFYSRAYYASTGAKSWFAIGPFTFQPSEIMKPAYILMMGRVITTHNNRYPVHTVRSDWHLIGTMLLWLLPILISLHFQNDFGTALVFFAIFCGMILVSGVTWRILAPAATALVVVGGSALAMVTSSTGRRILEHIGFQAYQFDRVDTWLHPEQDTTNQGYQLWQSIKAVGSGGITGTGFNNSKVYVPVRESDMIFSVIGENFGFIGGVLLILIYLLLIYLMIRVTFDTKNEFYAYISTGVIMMILFHVFENIGMNIGLLPLTGIPLPFISAGGSSLIGNLIGIGMIMSMRYHHHSYMFSNKQEFR; from the coding sequence ATGCAACGTTCGCAAAGTGATGAAGAAAGTCGAATTGACTGGGGAATTATTTTCTGTGTGCTCCTGTTGGCGCTGATTGGTCTGGCATCGATCTACGTCGCGGCGGTTCACGACCAGCAGGCAACCAGTGTGGCCCGGCAGGTCATCACCCAGCTGGCCTGGTACGCGATTGGGACCGTGATGATTATTATCATCATGCAATTTGATTCGGAGCAGCTCTGGAAGATTGCACCGATCATCTACTGGCTGAGTATTTTCCTGATGTTTGCCATCCTGGTCTTCTATAGCCGGGCGTACTACGCCAGCACCGGGGCCAAGAGTTGGTTTGCCATCGGGCCCTTTACCTTCCAGCCGTCAGAAATCATGAAGCCGGCCTACATCTTGATGATGGGTCGGGTGATCACCACGCACAACAACCGCTATCCGGTCCACACGGTTCGCTCCGACTGGCACCTAATTGGCACCATGCTGCTGTGGCTATTGCCGATCTTGATTTCCCTGCACTTCCAAAACGACTTTGGGACTGCCCTGGTTTTCTTTGCCATCTTCTGTGGGATGATCCTGGTTTCGGGGGTCACCTGGCGGATCCTGGCCCCGGCAGCGACCGCCCTGGTGGTTGTCGGTGGGTCGGCCCTGGCGATGGTGACGTCCTCAACTGGACGGCGAATCCTGGAGCACATCGGGTTCCAAGCCTACCAGTTTGACCGGGTCGACACCTGGCTGCATCCCGAACAGGATACGACCAACCAGGGTTACCAGCTGTGGCAAAGCATCAAGGCGGTTGGTTCCGGCGGGATCACCGGGACCGGCTTTAACAACTCAAAGGTTTACGTCCCGGTGCGGGAGTCGGATATGATTTTCTCCGTAATCGGGGAAAATTTCGGCTTTATCGGTGGCGTTTTGCTAATTTTAATCTATTTACTCTTAATTTATTTAATGATTCGTGTTACATTTGATACGAAGAATGAGTTTTACGCCTATATTTCGACCGGGGTCATTATGATGATCCTCTTCCACGTTTTTGAAAACATTGGGATGAACATCGGTCTGCTGCCGCTGACCGGGATCCCGCTTCCGTTCATCAGCGCTGGGGGGTCGTCCTTAATTGGTAACCTGATCGGGATTGGGATGATAATGTCGATGCGTTATCATCATCATTCCTACATGTTTAGCAATAAACAAGAATTTAGATAG
- a CDS encoding glycine cleavage system protein H, whose amino-acid sequence MAAKNNYFWTKKLDNGNTRVGLNDQGRDDLGKISFIDVPAKGASLKSGDKFISVEAEKAVTDLDSPVDGTIVTVNDKIVDDPAGLSSTDENENWIVEVK is encoded by the coding sequence ATGGCTGCAAAGAACAACTATTTCTGGACCAAGAAGCTCGACAACGGTAACACCCGGGTGGGACTGAATGACCAGGGTCGTGACGACCTCGGTAAGATCAGCTTCATCGATGTACCAGCAAAGGGCGCTAGCTTAAAGAGCGGCGACAAGTTCATTTCCGTGGAAGCGGAAAAGGCCGTAACCGACCTGGATAGCCCAGTTGACGGGACCATCGTAACGGTTAACGACAAGATCGTTGATGATCCTGCCGGCTTAAGTTCCACTGACGAAAACGAAAACTGGATCGTGGAAGTCAAGTAA